A single window of Eucalyptus grandis isolate ANBG69807.140 chromosome 1, ASM1654582v1, whole genome shotgun sequence DNA harbors:
- the LOC104444098 gene encoding dolichol-phosphate mannose synthase subunit 3, with protein sequence MKQILKIIALLVTISAMWIGLLEMSVVPQNQTWLLPIYFIVSLGCYGFLMVGIGLMHFPTCPHEAVLLQQDVVEAKHYLKQRGVDVASE encoded by the exons ATGAAGCAAATTTTGAAGATAATAGCCTTGTTGGTGACTATCTCTGCCATGTGGATTGGTCTCCTGGAGATGTCTGTAGTTCCACAAAATCAGACTTGGTTG CTGCCAATATACTTCATTGTTTCACTGGGATGCTATGGGTTTCTAATGGTTGGCATTGGCCTAATGCACTTTCCAACTTGTCCTCACGAGGCAGTGTTGTTGCAGCAG GACGTTGTCGAGGCCAAGCATTACTTGAAGCAAAGAGGAGTCGATGTTGCTTCTGAATGA